CGACGCCGGTGTCCCTCGCCCGCACGTGGTCCTCAGCCTGGCCGACCGTCATTACCAGCCGGCCCGGCCCCTGGGGCTGCCGCCCGTGACGGAGGCGGAGACGGCACGGACCACGACCGCGGTGCCACCTGTGACCGACGAGGACACCGCGGCACGGACCTCGACGGGCGGCGGCTCCACATCCGTAGTGCCGTCGGCGCCACCTGGGGGATCGCAACGCAGGGTCGACACCGGCGACCGGTCGTTCACCGTACGACCGGTGGCCGGCGACGGTGACTGTCTGTTCCACGCGGTGCTGGACAGCATGGCGGCTCAACAACCGGGCCGGCAGGCTCCCGGTTCGGCCGCGACCCTGCCGCAGGTGCGAGGCGACCTCGCCCGCTGGTACACGGAATCGGCCGACGCCGCTGCCTTCCGCGCCCTGCACGCCGCCCAGGATCCCGTGGAGACCCTGGTCGCCGACCTGTTCCCCGGCCTCACCGCGCTACAGGATCTGCTGGGCCACAACGAGCCGCCAGTGCTCACCGACGAGCAACGCGACCGGATCAGGCGGCAGTTGTCGCTGGATGGGCGCCGGGCGGATCTGGGCGCCCTGGCGGCCGACGACCAGGAGCGCGAGCTGCTCTCCGGTTTCCCGGCGGCAGCCGTCGCGGAGCTCCTGCCCGCTGCCCCGACCGACCCGTGGCAGGCGGAGCCGGACCGGGCCCGCAGCCTGACCCGGCGGGCCCAGGCCGACACGCTGCGTGCCGAGGTGCTGCGCCTGCTGCGCGCTCCGGCGGGCGACGCACGGGCGGACGCGGTGTGGCGACGGATCCGGTCCTCCCTGCCACCGGAGTCCAGGGCCCACATCCCGGCGGACCGCCGCGCGTTCACCACCATCGGCTACGGCGCTCTGGTCGCCCGCTCGCTGGCGTCTTCGGCGCTGTGGCACACCCCGTTCTACGACGACGCGCCCGCGCTGCTGGCCCACCGGCTGGGCGTGCGGCTCGTCCTCGTCCAGCCGGCCGCCGACGGGGGCCACACCGTCGTGGACCTCGCCCCGGATGTCACCGGCCCTGTTGTGTACGTCCACTACAACGGCCGCGACCACTACGAGGCGCTCATCCCCGCGGAGCCCGCACCCACCGGCACCGCCCCGGGCCCGCGGCCGGAACGAGAGGACCGGCCGACCCCGCCGCCCGCCCTGTCCGCACAGGACGTGGAGACACGGGACCGGCTCGCCGGCCTCCTGCGCCGGCACGGCGCGGACGAGGCCGACGCGGCACGGCTGACGGCCGGACTGTCAGCGGCGACCCTGGCGCGACTGCGGGCAGCGGCCCACGACAGCGGTGCCCTGGCCGCCACCGCCGACGGGCCGAGCGAGCCGGAGAAGCCGACGGAGCACACCGTCGCCGCGGACGAGGAGAGCCGGCCTGCCGCCCCGCCCACGCCCCTCTGGAGCGAGGGAGGCGTGCTCACCCTCGGCGGCACGCCACTGCACCTGCACGAAATACCAGGAGAAGGCGAGCGAGAAGGCGAGGGAGAAGGCGAGCGGTTCACCGAGGCGCTGGTCCACGCGCTGCGGGCTGACCCCGCGCAGCTGACACAGGGCGACGCGGAACTCGTAGCCGCACTCTCGGCCCCGGGCGGACCTGACGCGGTGCATCGCTGGGTCGAGCAGCGGCTCGCCACCCCTGACGCCGCGGACAGGGCGCCGCTGCTCGCCGACCCCGGCTGGCTCGGCGGCCGGCAGGAACTGTCCACCACCGACCTCATGAAGGCGGGCGTGGCGCTCAACGCGGAGCAGCGTGTCTTCGTCGAACTCGGCGGGACCGGCCTTCCCGTGGCGGAGATCGACCTCTCCCTGCCCGAGCGCTACCGGTTGCTGCGGCAGAGCGGGGACGGCGGCCGCGTCACCGACGTCGTCGCTGAACTACTCAGTGAGGAGCTGGGCGTGAGACTGACGATCATCGAACAGGACGGCGGGGTGAGGCAGTTCGGACCCGTGTACGGTCCTGCTATCGTCCTGGCCCGGACAGACGGTGTCTATCGTGCGGCCACGGCACCAACTCCCCTGTGAGTACAGGTCTACTGATGCTCCGTCAGGTGCGGAATCGTCCGTTCGGAACCGGCCGTTCATGTCACGCACACCGTCAAGTAACCATGCGGGGCGGTCCGGTTGGGGCGCCGACCGCAGACTCGCCGCTAGAAGCTAATGTGTTCGAAGAGGCTGACGAGGCCGAAGGGATGGAACGCGTCTTGTGCTGCTGGAGGACGTGCCGGTGACCGGGCACGACAACGGTCCCGCCGCGGTGGTCATGCTCCCGACCGGCAGCGGTGCCGTATGACGCGCTGGAGTTCCTTCGGCAGGCGTCGCGGTGGCGGCGACCGGCCGCAGGCCGCTCGCCGGGCCGAGACGGCGAGCCCCACCTCCCGGGACGACACCACAGGACCGGCGGCACAGGTGCTGGTGGAGGACTACGACGGCCTGCTCCTGCTGCGTTCCCCCGCGGACGACTCGCTGAGCCCCACCGACATCGCCGACCTCGCCCGCGGCCAGCGCTCCGACGATACGACGGTGACCCTCATCGCGGGCAGCGACAGCGTCACGGCGGATTCCTTCTGGCCCCGGCTGAGTCAACTGCTCGACAGCCTCGGCGACTCGGGCACCGAAACGGTCAGACTGGCCATGGCCGACGCCGGACTCGAGAGCGCGGACCGGCCCGCCACGGCACGCCGGATCGCCGACGCGTGGGGCCTGGCCGTGGAAGCCCCGGACGGGCCGCCCCTCCTCGTGCCAGGAGGCACGCTCTTCGTCCCCGGCGTCCAGGTCGGATCCGCGACCGACGGCGGATGGTGGCGCTTCGCCCCGCAGACCCGGCCCAGGCCGCTGGGGCCGCGCAGCCCGGCCCCGTCCTGGCAGAGCGCGCTGCGCGACGTGCCCGCGGTCACCGCGAGCGGGTGCGTCGTCGAGCAGATCCCGGCGGGACTGCTGGTCCGCCCCGCCGAGGCGGCGCCCGCCAGGCCGGGCGACCTCTATCACGCCGTACCGGTCTCGCCGGGGCGACTCGCGGTCGTGGTCGGTGTTCCCTACGGCGAGGACGTGCTGGCCGACGATGTCGGCGACGTGCTCACCGCGCTGCCGGAAGCGGTCAGATCGGCGGTACGGCTGGCACCGGGCGGCCGGCGCGACCTGCTCCCGCTGGCGCAGTCGGTGGCCGACCGGCTGGACGTCGAGGTGGAGCTGATGACCGGGCTGCCGCTCATCGCCGCCGACCGGCCGCTGGGGACGTACTCCGCACAGTCGGTCCTGGTCGGAGCCGACCGTACGCCGCGATGGCTGCCCTTCGTCGACGCCGTCATGTGCCAGCCCTCCCGGGGCGCGGACCGGGCACCGGCACCGCGGCTGCTGCGCTGGACGCCGCCGATACCGGGCGTCGCCCAGCCCACGGACGGAGTGGTCGCCCTTTCCGACCAGTGGCAGGTCACGGTCACCAGGGCCGGTCTGTGGGTCGGCCCGCTCGCAGGCCCCGGCCTGTCCCACACGGAGCGCCCGGTCAGCGCGTCCGGCCCGCTCATCGAGGTCGGCCTTCCGGGCGAACACCTCGACCCGTCCCTGTGGCCGGCCCTGTCGAGCCTGCTCGGCGCCCTGCGTCCCGCTCTCCGGGCGAGCGTGACCCTGCATGTGCACGGCGTTCCCCGGGACGCGGGCCGTGAGCTGCGCCGACTGGCCGCGCGACACGGCCTGAGGACGATCCGATTCGCTTCCCTGACTACTCCCGGCCCGGTACACCGAGAGGTGCCCGGCCGGCCGGACGCGACCGTACGACCGCACACGACGTCCGAGCCAGGACGCGCTGAACGCCCGGCCCCGCCGTCCCCGGCATCGCCAACCGGCCAGAGCACGCGGCCCGCGCAGCCTGCCGCTGCCACGGGAGTCGGCGGACAGCCCGCGGCCGGCGCGAGTGCGTCGACCGCGCATAGGCCGAACACGGCGGCTTCGGAACCGACTTCACCGGACGGCACGTCGGCTGCCGCCGAAGGCGCCCGAGGCGCCCAAGGCTCCGTCCCGCCACAGATATCCGAGCAGTCCGTCCTTCCGGAGCCATCCGAGCAGGGTGAGGAATCCACGGCACCGAGCGCACCCCAGGCAACGGCGCCCGCAACAGCGCCGCCGCCGCAGCCGGACGCGTCCCGAGCGCAGGGGACGAACGAGCCCGACACCATCACCGGCGATGCCGCGCCCGAGTCGGCGGCCACGACAGCAGAGCCGAAGACATCGGCTCCCACCGTGTCAGAGAGCCTGCCCGCCACCCCGCGTGGCGTCGTCACGACCAGCTCCTTGCCCGGCGAGGCTACGAGCGAGGCCCCCGACGAACCGCAGGCGCGGCGCTCCGGCCGGACGCCGTCACCCGCGTCGGCGTCTGCGTCGGCGGACTCCGATACCGGCGCTCGAAGCCCCCGCGTACCCGAGGGCCCAGAGCCCGTGAACGTGACGTTGCCTCCCGTCCCCTTCGGACCGGGGCACCGCAGTACAGAGGACGAGCGCACCGTCTTCCGTACGTTGGCGGACACGGAATGGGACCGGCACGGGACGGCCGTGGCCCGGGCGCTGGCCCGGATGCCCGCCCTGCGGGGCAGGGAACAGGAAGCCGCTCGCGCCGATCTGATCGCGCTGAGGCTGTATCTGCACAACAATGAGGGGCCGTTGAGCCATCAGGCTCTGCTGCACTCGCTGCACACACACGACGCCGGTTTGCTGCCGTACGTGGCCTGCCTGGCGTCAGCGCTGAGCCGACTGCCCTCCTACCGAGGCGTGGTGCTGCGCGCCACCGGCCCCATCTCCTCCAGCGGCATGCCAAGCCCCGGGACTCTGCTGCGCGATGTGGCCCCGGTGAGTGCCACGCCGCTCGACCCGGTCCGTCCGTCGATGACGACGGGTGCCAGTTACGTCATCTGGTCCGTCGGCGCCCGCCGGGTACGGCAGCTCCTGGACCCCGGCGACGGGCCGGAGGAAGTGGTGTTCACCCCCGGCACCCTCTTCCGGGTGCTGGACGTACGCCGAGGCGGACAGGACCGGGCCCGACAGATCTTCCTGCGTGAACTGCCCGGCTCGCAGATGCCGGTGACGTCCGATCCCGAAGGGGACCGCGCCGCACTGGCCCGGCTGGACGAGGCGGTGCACGGACGCTCGGCCCCGGCGAGTGCCGATCAATGGCCGGAGCGCTGCTCCGGACCCTTCGGCACCGCGACGCCGGAAACCACAGCGAACCACTGACACGAGTAGGGGAGTCGTATGGCTCGTCAGACCGATCCTGCCGGTGAGGCGTTGCCGACCGAGCCCGGAGTGCCCGGCAGCTCCGGAGCATCCGGGGCATCGTCCGCGCCCGGCTCGCCGTCGGTGACGATCCGCCGGGCGGTACCGCTCCAGGGGACAGCACAGGACCCCGGCGCGGCGCTGGCACCGGGTGGAGGAGGACGCGGGGGCACCGGCGCCGCGTCAGCGGCTCCTGTATCGTCGGCCGTTTCCCCGAACCCGGGAAGCGAGCCTGTCCGCACGGAAGGCCAGACGTCGGGCGGCGCCAAGACCGAGAGCGCCGAGGCGGCGCCGCCGGTCCGAGAAGGAGAGGCGCCGGCGGCCCGAGAGGGAGAGGTGCCGCCGGTCCGAGAAGGAGAGGCGCCGGCGGCCCGAGAGGGAGAGGTGCCGGCGGAGTCCACGACCGCCCGCACCGAAACCGAGCCCGACGCCGCGGACATCGCGCAGGGCGCCGACATCGTCGCTGCGGGAGCGGGAAGCGATGGTGGGGGAGCCGCGACCGCCGGCGAGTCGCACGGCGGCCCCAAGAAGCCGATGCTGGCCGCCGCGGCCATCGTCGGGGCGCTCCTGATCGGGGTCCCGTTCCTTGTGGCGGGACAGGGCGACAAGGACGAGCGCGGCTCGGACCGGACCGGCAACGCGGCTGGAACGGTCCTGGACACGGACCGGATCCCGCACGCCTCGCAGAGCTACGCGACCGAAGCGCCGTCACCCTCCGTTTCCACCTCCCCTTCGCCCAGTGAGTCACCCGAGGAGAAGCGGTCCAAGGGCCCCGGCCGCGCGCCGGTGGCCGAGCCGAAGCAGGCCGCCCCGACGGCCACCGAGTCCAAGAAGACCGAGTCGAAGAAGGCCACCACGCCCAGCGCCGCCGAGAAGCAGCGCCGGCAGGCCAACGCGGCCTCCAGCGCTCGCACCATCCTGGTCAGGAACTCCACGACGGGCCTGTGCGCCGACGTCCCCGACTACGGCAACGGCAAGATCGACGGCCCGGTCAACCAGTACCCCTGCAACGGCACGGCCAACGACAACCAGCTGTGGAACCTGGAGGTCGCGGAGGCCGAGAGCGGACCCAAGGGCGCCTCTCTGTTCCTGATCAGGAACAGCAAGGACAAGTACTGCATGGACCTGCCCGACTACGGCTCGGCCGCCACGGGCACCAACGTCACCGAGTACTACTGCCGCGCGACCGCCGACAACCAGCTGTGGTGGCTCGATCCCCGCTCGGACGGCACGTACTGGATCCGCAGCTACTCCAGCAACAACCTCTGTCTCGGACTTGAGGGAGGCGCGTCCGCAGGCAACGACGCGCACCTGGAGATCGGCGGCTGCGGTCCCGCCGACCGGTGGACGATCTGACATCCGCCCGCGACAGCGCCAACTGCCCCACAAAAGCCGACAGATGACGGAGAACGCCGGCATGAGTGCACAACGTAAAGCGGGAGACGGCACCTCTCCCGACACCGCCGCAGGCGCGCCGCAGGTCCGGGTCGCGGTCACCCTGTCCGCTTCCCCGGAGCCGCCCGAGGGGGCGTTCACCCCGGGCAGGACGGTGCCGGCCCCGGACGCGGCGAGGGGCGAACCAGCGGAGCCCGAGGGTGTTTCGGCCGCCCCGACCCGTCCGGAGACCGGGGGAGAGGACGCCGACGAGGAGACGACAACGCTGTCCGGCACCTCCGTCACGCGCGCACCGCAGGAGGAGCCGGCCACGGCCGAGAAGCCGGAGCCCGCCGAGGCGGAGGGCGCGGCCCAGGCGGAGTTCCACGGTGAGGTGCCCGCGCTGACCGGGGCCGCGCCGCTGGTCGCTGCGGACGCCGACCACCCCGGCGCCGACTCGGGGGAGTCCCACGGCGGACGCCCCAAGAAGCCGATGCTGGCCGCCGCGGCCATCGTCGGCGCCGTGCTCATCGCCGTGCCCTTCCTGCTGATGGGAGGCACGCAGGACGACGACAGCAAGCAGCCGACGGCGAACGCCGCCGCCAACGAGGACGCCGACACCGTTCTTGGGGCGGGCGCGACGAACCAGGCACCGGACGGCTACGCCACCCGGACACCCACTGCCGCCCCGAGCGACAAGCCGTCCAAGAAGCCCAAGCCGAGCCCCGAGGGGAGCAAGGAGCCGAAGGACGACGTCGGCACGGTCACGGACACCAAGCCCAAGACGACCCCCAGCGCCACCCGATCCGCGAAAACCACGGAGAAGGAGGCCGAGGCCAGGACACCGGTGTGGACGAGTACGTCCGTCTCGGCCCCGAGCACGCTGTCCGCAGGCGAGTCCTGGAGCACCAACCGGATCAAGATGACCATGCAGTCGGACGGCAATCTCGTCGTCTACAACGAGAAGGGCAAGGCCACCTGGGCGTCCATGACCTTCGGCGCCAACCACACGGCCCGTTTCCAGACGGACGGCAACCTGGTCATCCACAACGGTGACGACAGGCCCATCTGGGGTGCCGACGTCTGGGGTCATCCGGGCGCGAAGCTGATTCTCCGCGCGGACGGGAAGGTGGTCATCATGGACGGCACCACCGTGACCTGGTCCACCTGAGCCTGTGGCCAAAGCAGTTCCGACGCACCACTCATCTACCGGGAAGACCAAGAGAGTTGACTGACCTGTCCGCTTTTCCGCTGCCCTTTCACTCCTCCCGTTCCATAGCGTTCGCGGCACCCCGGACCCTGCGGGAACTCCAGATGATGGAGTGCAGTTCACAGATTCGGGCGAAGCCGCGGTGGTTCGAGAAGATGAACGACGGCGGCATCGTGGCCAGATGGACGCGGGAAGCGCTCGCCCAGGGCCTCACCGAAGCACAGGTCCGCTACGTCCTGGCCGAACTGCGGCATTACGCCGCGCTGCGTGACGCGTCGACCGGCATCGAGGTGTCCGCCGTCGATGGCGTGTGGCACTCGGACGCCCTCATCGACGATGAGCTCGGAGTGCGCCTGCGTGAGGCGGTGCGCGCCCTGGAGAACGTCCCCGACGCGGAACAGGACTGGCACCCCGGATCCGACGGCCTCGTCCTGGATATGGTCCACCCCTCGCTGTTCTGCCTGGTGAGAGAGGTGAGCGGCGAACCCGAGCGGGCGTGGCACAATCCGACGAACCAGTACTCGAAGTACGAGTTCTCGGAGAAGTTCCAGTGGCTGCCGACGGACGTGGACGTCAGCGATGACGGCGCTGTCGCCTTCCGGTCGTACGTCAACAACGTCCATCCCGATACCCATCGCGAACTGGCCGCCGTACTGCCCGACTTGTTCGCCCGCTTCCGCCCGCTCCTGGAGAACGTGCTGACCGACCTGCGTCATCCGCGCCCTCTGCGGATCGAGGCCGATCCGTACGGGTGGTACGACGCGGAGCCGGAGTACCCGGACAAGTCCTCCTACAGTGACGATGAGGCGTACGCCGAAGCTGTCCAGGCGTGGGAAGAGGCCCAGGACACCTGGTGGGAGAACCGCCGTCCGGTCATCCCGGACGCCCCCGCCTTCACCCCGCCGGAGCCGCCCGACGAGGCTGCCCGAATCGACCTGCGCGGCCGCTCTCTTCAGGTCATCGTCAAGGTCGCCGCCATCCACCTCACCCCGGACAAACCCGAGTACGCGGGCGGTTCCTGGCATGTCGAGGGGATGATGAACGAGCGGATCGTCTCGACCGGCATCTACTACTGGGACAGCGAGAACATCACCGAGAGCCACCTGAGTTTCCGTGCGGCGCTCACCGAACCGGACTACGAACAGAGCGACGACAACGGTGTGCGAGAGGTCTACGGCCTGGAAAACGAGGACGCGCTGAACCAGGTGCTGGGATCGGCCTCGACCCCCGAAGGCCGCTGCCTGGCCTTCCCCAACATCCTGCAACACCGCGTCGGTTCGTTCCGACTCGCGGATCCGACCCGCCCGGGACACCGCAAGATTCTCGTCTTCTTCCTGGTCGACCCGTCACAGAAGATCGTCTCGACATCCGATGTGCCACCGCAGCAACCATGGTCCGACTCCTCGACCATGACCCTGGAACAGGCCAAGGAGTACCGCGAACAGCTCATGCAGGAACGCAAGTTCTTCGTCGACGAGCACAACGAGCAGCTCTACGAGCGGGAGTTCTCCCTCTGCGAGCACTGAGCTTCATCAATTGCCTGTGCGTGCGCAGGGCGAGGCCCGT
This DNA window, taken from Streptomyces sp. NBC_00663, encodes the following:
- a CDS encoding RICIN domain-containing protein, with the translated sequence MPAESTTARTETEPDAADIAQGADIVAAGAGSDGGGAATAGESHGGPKKPMLAAAAIVGALLIGVPFLVAGQGDKDERGSDRTGNAAGTVLDTDRIPHASQSYATEAPSPSVSTSPSPSESPEEKRSKGPGRAPVAEPKQAAPTATESKKTESKKATTPSAAEKQRRQANAASSARTILVRNSTTGLCADVPDYGNGKIDGPVNQYPCNGTANDNQLWNLEVAEAESGPKGASLFLIRNSKDKYCMDLPDYGSAATGTNVTEYYCRATADNQLWWLDPRSDGTYWIRSYSSNNLCLGLEGGASAGNDAHLEIGGCGPADRWTI
- a CDS encoding mannose-binding protein, which gives rise to MSAQRKAGDGTSPDTAAGAPQVRVAVTLSASPEPPEGAFTPGRTVPAPDAARGEPAEPEGVSAAPTRPETGGEDADEETTTLSGTSVTRAPQEEPATAEKPEPAEAEGAAQAEFHGEVPALTGAAPLVAADADHPGADSGESHGGRPKKPMLAAAAIVGAVLIAVPFLLMGGTQDDDSKQPTANAAANEDADTVLGAGATNQAPDGYATRTPTAAPSDKPSKKPKPSPEGSKEPKDDVGTVTDTKPKTTPSATRSAKTTEKEAEARTPVWTSTSVSAPSTLSAGESWSTNRIKMTMQSDGNLVVYNEKGKATWASMTFGANHTARFQTDGNLVIHNGDDRPIWGADVWGHPGAKLILRADGKVVIMDGTTVTWST
- a CDS encoding DUF4246 domain-containing protein; translation: MTDLSAFPLPFHSSRSIAFAAPRTLRELQMMECSSQIRAKPRWFEKMNDGGIVARWTREALAQGLTEAQVRYVLAELRHYAALRDASTGIEVSAVDGVWHSDALIDDELGVRLREAVRALENVPDAEQDWHPGSDGLVLDMVHPSLFCLVREVSGEPERAWHNPTNQYSKYEFSEKFQWLPTDVDVSDDGAVAFRSYVNNVHPDTHRELAAVLPDLFARFRPLLENVLTDLRHPRPLRIEADPYGWYDAEPEYPDKSSYSDDEAYAEAVQAWEEAQDTWWENRRPVIPDAPAFTPPEPPDEAARIDLRGRSLQVIVKVAAIHLTPDKPEYAGGSWHVEGMMNERIVSTGIYYWDSENITESHLSFRAALTEPDYEQSDDNGVREVYGLENEDALNQVLGSASTPEGRCLAFPNILQHRVGSFRLADPTRPGHRKILVFFLVDPSQKIVSTSDVPPQQPWSDSSTMTLEQAKEYREQLMQERKFFVDEHNEQLYEREFSLCEH